Genomic segment of Tamandua tetradactyla isolate mTamTet1 chromosome 1, mTamTet1.pri, whole genome shotgun sequence:
CTCCCCACAAACCTGCCAGGAAGGCCCTGCCCTGATAGTTCTTTTCTGAGgggaaagtgacttgcccaaggatgCCCAGAGAGAACAAAGAATGACATTCCAGGCCCAGGCCTTCTAACTCCAGAGCCTGGATGTCTACCTGAAAGCACCAAGTGGGACTGCGAGTTCTTACCTTTGACCAGTCATAGCTAGATGCGTACGCAAATATGTTTCCATTGTGATTGAAGCAGCAAGCCGATATTGGCTGATCTAACTGTTCCgaagtttttagttttgttctGGCATCTTTGTCCCAAAAACTGAATCTACCATCAGATCCCACAGTTGCCAGAGTGCCATGAACAGGATGAAATGCAATTCCATTTACCTGCAAGGATGGACACACACCATGAGCAGCAGAGGTAGGCAGGGTGGAGAAACTGGGTATTCTCCAAGGCTTCATGCACTGCCTGACATTTTGTCGGCTGCCCACTGATTGTAAGAGGCCAACATAAAAAATCAACTGCCAACCCAGAACTAAACATGTCTTGTGATGAAGACAAGTCAGCAGACCTTGGTATGTGTGTATAGCTAGTAACACCAAggaatgtaccccagaaaaatggcCTTTTCTTTTAAGTAAACCCAGTTTCTCTATTATAGAAAAATGTGCAAACTGTCCACCAGCACCCAAAGGAGAAAGACATGCCCAGAAAGCATTGAAAGCTTACATTCAAAAacagagaatgaaggaaaacagcatgtcataaaaacagaaactaaaaCCTACAACATAAAGCATTTCTCTCCAGACATGAACATATACACGCTCTCACACAACTGCCCAATCTAGTGTCTGGAAGCATTTTCAGGGTCCGACTAAGTATCTAAAAACATACCGCATAGATATCCTGAGGAGCTGAAGTATTGGTTCCATTAGACCGATGACACTTAAAGGTAAAGTTATCTTTGGCACTGTAAAACAAAGGCCCatctaagttttcttttaaaaaacaaagctcaAGTGAAAATGCATGAGCTGGTCAAGTACCACTTACGGATTTGGGGGGTTGATGTAGTGGATTGCAACTCTCCCCTCAATGCTCCCTAGGGCAAAACCAGTTGGCTTGTTCTGTTTGTCTTTAAAAATAGCCACACATCGATGCtacagttaaaacaaacaaaaaagtattatCACAATGTAAAACAGAAGATTTCATcactaaaatgaaagcaaataattGTGACCCTGTCCTTGGTTTTTAAGAACTAGAAACctggtgggtcacggtggcttagcaggtagagttctcgcctgctatgctagagacgcgattcccggtgcctgcccatgttaaaaaaaaaataaaaaaactagaaaCCTATTCCTCAAATTCGATAAAGGAGacatttctcttcctttaatcagcatccatttcttctttttaaataactacTTGTATTCTGCCTCCTGATTATATGACCATTTGCTGCCTTCCAGTTGCTAGTTCTTCCTCTGCCATGGTGGTAGGCCACGTCTTCACCCAGCAGTGCACCCCCCAAGTTCCTGAACCAGCACCGGCCCACTCATGAGGCAGCACAACACAAGCTCACTGCAATGAGTGGGCCCATTCCTGACTAGGTGGGCACTCCTCAGGCTCaccaaatgcttctgtgcctctgCTTCCACAACTGCCAAAGGGAAGCAGTGTCTGCCTGGTCTGAACATTTCACAGGGAAACGGAGAGACACACAAGATACTGGGCATGGTACCACTTTCTAAACTATGAACAGACTATAGAGAAAACAGCTAATCCAGCATTTGCTAGGAGGGCCTCAAAGTTCAGTCTCCTGGACTCTACAAACAATCCAAGAAAACCTTTCTGGAGCAGTTTTGGGGAGGGAAGTGGTCTGTCCTAAGGAAAAGCCAACATCAGGATCATCACTTGCTCCTTTAGTTGTTACATCCTGGCCAAGTGTCAGAGAACCACTCACTCAACCCAAGCAGTCCCCCGTTTTGAGGAGTTCAGGAGGAGGTGGGGTAGGATCAGGACCATGGGGCACGAGGGAGGTTAAAGAGCATTTTCTGTTACTGCGACTCGTTAGTGTATATGGGCTTCctaagtagaaaagaaaaacctaCACTATTTCTATTTCAgtactgccctcccccaccaccccttCTTAAGCtagactttaaaattaaaaagtggtaAATTCTTTAAGTGCATAGACCATGACTGACACTCTCTCCCCAACTTGCCCCCGGCACGTATCTTTGGTGTTTAGCACAGAGTCCAGCTCATGACACACAGACTGAACACACGAACTGTACCCTCCAGGGCACCAGTTACCCAGAACACCAACCACGTGGTCCTGGGCAGAGGCTGAAAGGCCTGGAGGAAAGGAGTCAGCAAAGGGTTTTAAACAGGGGTATGGAAAGTCagaatgcctttatcagaaagcTCCCTCTGATTCCTGGATGGAGAAGAATTAAAAGAGGACAAAGATCTAAGTGGGGACACTTGTGAGGACACTCTTAGTCATTCCACGTGAGCGATAATAGAGGCTGAGAGGAGACGTGGTGGTCAGGACAGAAATAAGCAGATTCCAAAACATCCTAGAACATTTTGGGGGTGGTGAGTGAtatggagagaagaaaatgagggGAGGAAGAATTAAGGATGATTTCCAGGTTCCTGGCTTAGTCAACTAAGCAGATGAAGGCCCCATTTAATGAGATGCAGAGCATACTGGGAGGAACATGCCCAGGTGGTGGGCAGGTTAAAttgttcattcactcagcaaacatttatgTCAGGACTGGCTCCAGGTACAAACAAGAATTTCTGCTCTAAGTTTACAGTCTAGCAGACAAACAAGagacaaaataagtaaaatatataatacgTTAGACGGTGTTAAGGACTTGTGAGAAAAGTAAGGCAGGGAAGGGTAGCAAGAAGTGTCTGGGGGAAATGGCCAAGGAGACTCTTGAGGAGAGGGTGACATTTGAATGCATATCTGAAGGGAGAGGTGGGTTCAGTTTGAGATACTGCTGGGCTGAGAAGGGTGAGGAAACAAAAAGGAGCTGTTAGGCTATTAGAATCCTGGTCAGGAGCACAGAAGTGAGGTCTGCCTGGATCCAAGTCTCCAGCCCATAAGATGTGACAGAAGCAATGGCAATGGATAGGAGGTAAGAAGTTACTTAGATGGAGAAGGCAGGGCCTAGGGCAGACAGCTGAAGATCTGTGACAGTCAGCGAAGAATCAGCCAGGAAGACAACCAGAGAGAGGTAGGAaggggaaataatgaaaaaatgtcTTAATAACATGTAAGAATGGTGGTGAATGGCACTCTGTGACAGTGAGATGAAGAATGGCCAGTGTTCCTTGGAATTATTGATGTGGAAGCTGCTGGTAAGCATGCCAAAGAGTTCTGGTGGAATAATGGAAGCAGATTTCCCAATAAAGTAGGGTGCAAAATGAGTGGAAGGTAAGGGAGCAAAAACAGTTGATGCAAgacaggaaagaggaagagatacAGGGTGGTACTGAGGGAGGACGTGGGGGTCATGAGAGGTTTGTTTTCCAGGCAATGGAATGAGCATGTTTAAGTGCTAATGGAGAGGCACTAAGAGGGAgagatggaaaaaagagaaaaagagaggtgaTCAAAGGCTAAGGCTTCTGAGAACTGGCTTTAGGAGGACATGGGGTCCACCCCACAAACCTGGCCTTCAGAGGGACAGGGAGGAGAAAGACAGGGAAGATGCAAGTGCAGGTAAATTTCTAGATTTAGCAGGAGTTAGATGAGGAAGTTCCCAACCTTCAGGCTGTATGTGTTCTGAGTAGCAGCTGCTCTGTTGAGACAAGTACAAAAGGAAGGAGGGTCTAGGTGACTGAAGAGAGGAGAGACATCTAGCCATCTTTGTGATAATTGAAGACTGACTGAGGAGCAAAACCAAGATAATGTCGAGGCATGATAAAAGCACAGCTGAAGTTGGACAGTATGAATTTACAATGTAATCAGTCCATCCAGGTGGTTTATTCAGGAGCACTCAGCTGCCCAGTGGGATATTTGGAGAGGACAGGTAAGTTGGGCTTATCCAGGGATGGAGATAGTATTTAATTATTCCTTAAATACTTGCTGTTTGTATCCTTAAATACACCCCTTTAAAGTATATACAGAATTACCAAAAGTACAATTATATTTCATGCTCAAGCAGTTCTCTTGCTTATAGCTGGTGCTAAATGCATGCTCCCTGATCTAACTCACCTGATGTTTCAGTGGAGATTCTATCCTTCTGAATTCAGAAGGTTGGTTCTCTAATTGGTAGACAATCAGTACCCTCTCTGCAGTCGCCACGACTGCCATGGGGTAAATCTAGGGAATGGAAGAAAGCATGACATGCTTTAGTGAAGGACTAGGCGTCTATATTCCAAAGTATTGGATCAATCTTTTAGAGTCACAAAAACAAGCCTACATTTTATTAAGATTAATGATCTATGATTTCAATATGTTTCACAAAAACCTAGGAAAAAACACATGCAGTatagaatatttgttttttaaactaaCTATAAAATTTGTGAGTATTTAGAAAATATACCTAGGaatagagaagaaatgaaaatcccTTATGTCATCATCCCCTTAAATGTAACCATTGTTAACATTCAAGTATATTTTACATCAGTCTTTCCTTAATATTATAATATGTATTCATATGTTTCTATATTATCTGTGGTATTGACTCAAAATGTCTGTTTAATAAGCATCAGCCCATATCATACACTTTTTCCCAGAAGACTAAGAGTAGTTATCAGATGATAGTACCATGCAGTTCACTGGACCATGCCATCTTCTTGGCCCATGAAGTAACTTCCAGTGTTACTTTCATTTGTATCTTTGGTTTCCTTGTCAGGATAAATTACTGAAAGTGGGAATACTGGAGCAATTGGTACAAAACTTTAAGACTTAAAACTAAACAGATAGAGGAAGTTCTTCAGTTTCTACCCCATTCAGAGATAGTTTCCAAAGACCTAGCACCACATTATAAAGTTTTTGTCAGTTTTCCAACCGCCACCCAATATCATATTAATGACTGCAAGTAGCTATCAGTATATGTTCAAAGAACAACTTACCAAAAACTTGACACTCAGTATTTAGTAATTCTGATATAATTACAGAAATCTCCCAATTTAAGATGAATGAGGTAATATGAACTATATCCTTCATATCTATCATtacattttgagaaaaatttaGATTACTCTTCAAAGTGAGGTATTTTAAACtaagaaatgtttgttttttaaaagcaaatacataTACAGGTAAGTTAACAATTACTTACCACGTCGGCACAGTAACATCTTTCGGGGAGTTGCAAAACCATCATTGGATTTGATGATCGTGTGTCCCAAAACTAAACCAAGTCAGAATAATCAGTAAGTCACCAGGCAGAACTGAATTCCAAAGTGTAAGAATAAATATCAACCTTGATGGATATGGTATACCTTTAAAGTCTTATCCCAGCTCCCAGTCATCACACAGCTGTAGTTTGGTGCTTTGATCCAATGTATGGTTTTAACAGGAGCATCATGCTTTCAGTAAGACAAAACGAAACCAGACCAAGGTAAATTAACAATGTGCTAAATGGCTGCAGTTCTTGAAATTCAGAGAAGGAACAATTTAAATATTGAGGTCATCCCAAACAAAATCCAGAAGATGTCTTATCATCTTCTCATGGTAAAAATATTCAATGTAATATAACTGCATGTATCTACCCTCCAGtctaacaaatttattttaaatagtctTTCAACTAGTATGTGAAAGTGAGAATAAGCCCACCCCAGGAAAATATTCAGAGAACTAcaccgttttttttttctttactaagaTGACATGAATTAAAGACCATGAAGATGCTTCTAGCACACAGTACCATAACCTTGTGGTATATACcttcctgaaaatgttttaggGTCAAGAGGCTTTTCCTGAATTCCTATGACCAGGGGAGACCCTCTGGCTCTAAATTGTCTCAGTGTACCTCCTCTCTCAATATTAATCACCAAAATTCTGTGTCTGCTGACCCTGAGTAGATCCAAGCTTAGAAGCATTTACCTTACTTACTGATGTACCTCTAGCCCCTAATGACAATGTCTAGCATATATTaggcatttaacaaatatttgttgaatgaatgaatgaacaaatgcagTTGGTAAAAGACAAGCCAGATGGGTGCTGGAATGTCAAATGCATGAATGATGAGGACGACCTATAGCATTTGTCTTTTATAGATTTTAACATCGTAACTCCTTAGGACACCACCTTTAGAAGAATCCTATTCTTTATACATAGGGAAGCTTTACCATAGAACAACCCGTGAAATACTAGTAAGAACAAGAATGGTTATAAAATTGTGCTATTCTTGTGTTTGACAGGCTTCTGGTATCCTTAGTCTACTCTGGTACAAACTACATCTTTTTCATAATAAAGAATTAttgtaattataatttaaaaattatcacaaCTCTGGATACTAGCCTTGCCCAGCATTTTTGCAAAGAACAGGTTTTTATTACCTGTGCAATCTGTATTGCCTGATTACTGTTGAGGTCccacattttggcagttttatCACATGACGCTGTAAATACTTTGCTTCCATCCTAAaataaaatggaggagaaaactTGGCactctcagaaaaataaaatctctatATGCACATTTAGGTTATTAGGTTGAATATCACTGAGGCAGGAGtttgctttgtaatttttaattttacagttaTTTGGGGGCTAATGTGTTGCAAACTAAAGTGTCACATAAAAAAacactaatttttatttatgactTATTTTCCAAAGAGATGGTACATAAACAGGacaagaaaattcaaattaactATCTCCCCCTTCTCTAAGCTTAAATTTCCTCTCAAGAGTCAACCAGGGGCTCCCTAGGGACTTCTCTACAGTCTTTGCATATCATACATCTATATGTATTGCtacattttcaaaaaatgttttattttgataaatttcaAGCCTTAGAGAAGTTGCAAAATGATACAATGAATACCCATAAACTCTTCACCTAGACTCACCAATTataaacattttgccacatttacttaCTCTCTCTATATAGTCACAGACATATGTAAAAATGTATATGACTTTCATTTAgctcatatatgtatatttcttttcagttcacATTTAATAGCATTCCAAAGTGTATGCAATAAAACTAATTTACAATAATCACCAGTTCTGTCTAAACTCCAGCTTAAAAAACTAGCAGCatgtaatgatttaaaaaatattcacatatagAACTCATAAAACAGGTCaaccaaatataaaacagttaaactAGTTAAAAATAAAGCAGTGAGTTGAAAGTTTAGAGCAGAGATTGGCGAACATTTTCTTGAAGGGCCAGAGAGAAAATATATCAGGCTTTGTGAATCAAAGTGTCTCTGTTACAAATACTCAATTCTGTCACTGCATTTTGAAAGCAGCCACACACATTACATAAATGTGTGGCTGTGTtgcaatgaaactttatttacatTACAGGCAACGGCCACATTTGGCCTGTGGGCCAGTTTTGCAGACCCCTAGCCTAGACCACTTCATTTCTGATTGCACTGTGCGAAGATTTATCACCATCCTCCCTAGCAAAAATTCCTTCCTGTGTGAAGTCACCAGTTCTCCATTGGAAAGGAGACAAAACCTGCTTCTTGCTCCATTATTTAAGGTATGAagataattctaaaataaaaatccttaGAAACACAGCAAAGGAAAGATACCAATGTATGGCATGGGGCTGCTTGCGGCTGAGTGCAACACTGATCCACCTCTCATAAAgtgccaacccccccccccacacacacacacacacgcttgtCTTTTGTGTGCCCAAGTCAAGGGCCTACTCTATATCAGCACTAGGGAGCAACACATGCCAGATCTCAGCAGACATATACAAACACAGAGGATCATCCATTAGATGGCCAGTGCAGAGAAATGTCCTTAGGCCACCCAAGAATCACCTTCACATGCTTGGCTTCTATGCCCCAACCTCAGTATTTTGTGCTTCTGTGCCTTTACACACATGGCCTCCTCTCCCAGAATGCCTCTTGTCCTCCCAGGCTAACTGATAGTCTTCTTGAAAGGTTCTATGAGGGAGGCAGCCTGAGTTCCGAAGTCAGAAAGTTCTGGTCTGGACCTAGGCCTACCCTCAGGTACTtattgttaggtcgggggaaccgggaagggcactgcaactggagctgtggaggctgtgccacccctcccaacatggactctggaaccgccccttcccgacacctgacttctggaactgatgaaccaccccttccgaccacctgacttccggagaaccgcccccTCCgaccacctgacttccggagaaccgccccttccggacatcacctgacccccttgcttaaaatcTGCCCACGCCATCACGCAggcgctgactcacctccctccatcttggactCAGTGAGCTCAgcccgggagtgcagaaataaacctgcccgctttaaatttcctggtctactgtcctttttttccaccctttcgcctcctaaacctttcacttaTTGCTATATCCCCTAGGTAGGTTCCTTAACTACATTGTAACAAACACCCTGCCAGTCACCGCACATAGATATATTTCATCCAGCTCTCACAACTTCCCACTCAtggaaattctgtttttatatttgtctGTCCCTCCCTAAAAGATCACAGGGTGCAAGAGCAAAGGGTTAGTCTACTTTGAGCTCCACTCTTACCCCCAATGTCAACATAAGATTCTGTTATGTGCAGAATTGAGTGATGTTACCTGTTATTACCCTCGTTTTATAAATGCAGAAACAGACTCAGAGATTGGCTGACGAAGTAAAAAAGCTAGAAGTGATAAAGTAAAAATCTGAAGCTGCAGGTACATTTACTTTCCTCAATTCTTACCTCTTCTTGAAGCATTTATGGCACCTTTCTCAAACTCTATAGttgctttttgtttcctgttACCCGTCACTGGTACATCTTGCCTCCTTCATACATGCCTCACTACAGAAAAAACTCTTTATTCCTAGACATGTTTGATACCCCACTAGATGGAATGCGACTTACAGACAGGAggtgggttttatttatttttgtaaattcgAACGACTGCTCAATAATACTCTAGCAACAGAATTCCTTTATAGTTAACTCCATTCTTTATCATACTTCATAAAAGACTTTATAATTCTGACTCATACTCAATCAGTGAAGAAAGCCAGGCAAAATACATGGATTTTTACGCAAGAAAAGCTCTTAGCATTAAATGCTTTCAGAGAGTAACTAATTAAAGCCAACATCAATGGGCCACATTAAGAATATCAATAAATTACTGAGTTCACATGCAGAAACTTAAAATTCCTACCACGTACATACACACATGCTGACTATGTTTCAGGTTTTTAACTATTCTGATTTACACCAACACATTTTaagtagaagaaaagattaaaaacgGAATGAAACCTACATCACTCCAGCAGACATCCAGGACAGGCCCTGTGTGCATCTGCTGGGCTTTTGGAATAGTCTGTCCATTGTCTTGAACTTCCCAACAGCGTACCTACAGAAATAAGACAGTTAATGCAAGCAAAGCAATGTGTGATATATTACATCCATTAACACCTAATAACTAATAGGATATAATTGAAACATACATGGACTTCTCATAACCTAATCATctaattttaagaacaaagcaaGTGAGAAGTATATGCAAGCagctattttcctatttctttcaattgtgaatttaattgtgcatttaaaatacataatttctaTTGCTCACACCTAAAACTGCAGACAATTTTCTCATCATATCTATGAACTATATCTCCTAAAATGCAACATCACTTACCCATTTAGCATTCAGACTCAAGACCAAAGTGGAAACTTACTATTCTTGTCTTGTAATCAGATTACTTTACTTGTAATCAGATtactttattctgattttttttatcatttcatccTGATTATAAACGTATTGTATTTTACTTTGAGATTTTATAActatatcaagaaaataaaagccacTCTTAATCCCACCACAATCACTGCTAAAAGTTCAGTTTACTTCTAATCCTCCTGTGCAAATATAAATTTCCTTGAAAAACGAAACACTGGGCTACAAGGTATCTTCAATTTTGTAAATGCAACTTTTCTCACTTGTATCATTAGCCTGTTTGTCATGAAACAGTCTTCTAACCTGGTTattcttaaaaatctttttaagaaCTACTTGTAAGAGGCAAACCTGCTCAACTTTGGCTGCTGTTCTCATTGCCCCCTGCCTCCCTATTGTGGGGGAAAGTTTGAAATCCACTTCCAAAAACTTGTAAAAAAGGTATTTCATCATATGGACATACCATAAGTTATCATTATGACTGGATATTACAATTTGTTCAAAAATTTCACTGGCATGACTTAATCTAGTAATAAGCACTGTTTCTGTTCATGAATGGCACCGCCAGGTAGTGACTAGGAGCATGGGTTGGGCAAGACCAACTGGGTCTGCATCCTAGCTTTGATATGGAGTCTTGGGCcagttcttttatttctcagcattctgatctgtaaaatgggagtaacaGTAAATTCATACTACTTGAGCTACTGTAAAGAGCAAAAtcagataatgtatgtaaagtacGCTATCCAGTTTCTTCCTCAAATTCCAAAAGGTAATCAGTTACCTTTTGGTAactgataatgataataatttggTAATCTAGGATAAGGATAATCCTTATCCTAGATGAAGGATATAAACTTAAGGATTTCTGATTGACATTTCCAATTACCCTCCAGAAGAGTTGTACAAATTTGCATACTTATCAACAGTATATGTAAGGTTCCTGcttatccttgccaacacttagttttattcttttaaacattttacttttGTTCAACTGATAGAAAAAGGGCCTAtcatttaaatttgtatttatccGATTACTAGGTGAGGGTGAATAGTTTGAATTCATTTACTTTAACTAGCTATTTGAACTTCTTGTATACTATcatggataatattcattctcaACAAACATTACATTTGATTTGGGAATATGCTTTCAGATAATTAGAATAGGAATTTTTAAGCAATGTTGTTGATTGTGCTTTcctaacaaaaataagaataaggatTTCTACTGGTTAGAGGGGTTCAAAGCCTCTAAGTTGATTCCTTTAAAAAGGCCATGAATAAGTCTTAACTCTGTCTCATTCGTTTGAGAAAGAATTGAACTAGAAAGCAAGCTACCCTTGCCCATacaatgagaaatgagaaattatttatataacaTGCGTTTAAGGAGCACTTACATCATTAGCCCATGATCCTGCAATTAGAAAGTTCCCAGGCAAGGCTGGTGGACTAAAAGATAGACAGCCAATGCTATCATCTGGAGAAGATGTTACTTCAATATcctgcaggggtggggtggggaggagaaagTCAATGTTAAAATTTCTGCATCTTcacaattttattcaaaattgctTTCTTTCCTGCTAAACACCTCATGGTGGATTTTTCTTGTGCTCAAAAACTAGCTGAATTAGCCTTTCCTTACTTTGATCAAAAAAGGGAATAATAAATAAGCCAGTAAAAAGCACTTGCATAGCAGGGACTAGAAGTAGCATCTAAGCGAAATGCCCACAACATTTTCCTAATGATGTGTCAACAGTTCACTCCTGCCTCAAAGAGAATGATGGCAGTAATCACCTGGGGCCCCACTCAcagaaattctgattcaataaTTGTGGACTGGACTTTGAGGATCTGATATTTTAACAGGAACCAAAAAGTTATTATGGTGATCAGGCAAGAAAGGACACTAGTCCAAGGGGATATACTGTTTCTGTGCGCCAATGTTTGAGAAAGCTGGGCTAGACAAAATTTAAGCACTTTCACTCTCAAAAGAGGCTGTCAGGCCATCTCAGGTTCTCCAGATGCAATTGGTATGGGATAGCCTGGTCTGCACTCTTCCTATAAACCCTGTGACACTTAATGTGGTACCTTCATAGGGTTGTGATTGTCTGTAGTTGTGCTGCCAAACATGCTGGTCCCACCAGTTCCAAAACCGGAGGTAGTTCCAAACAGACTCATTTTGGTCCTAAAAAACAATGGAATATGGTAAAACAGGTTCTTCCTTAAGTAGTGAATACAACCAAGAGGCAATTTAAAGATAAGCAGGTCACAAAAGGGGAACACTCTAAATGGTTCAGTGCCAGATTCTCTACAGAAGGGATCTAATGATCTATGTGATAAGCAGAGTATTTTTAAGTAAACTTTTAATATTTGAGTAGTTTCCAATTTATAGAAAAACTGTGAAAAAGAATTCTCATACACTTCACACCTACCTCCCCCACTGGTATGTATGTATATTGGATTAGTATGATTTGTGATAATTCATGAACTAATATTAACTTACTATAGCAGAGCATTTTTTTAGTCACTAAGTAGAAATATACTCAGTCTTTAAACAGTTATAGAAACTGAGTTGAGCACCAGGACTACAAGAGTAAACAAGACAGAACCTTTGAGGTTCCCACTTGGTGggaattcattttcttcttagtgATTTGTGTACTCAGATTCAGGTCAATATCTCTGCAAGAAGTCACAAAGAAAAGCAATCAGTCCTGGCAGCCAGTCAGCAGTCTCTCTGTAGGAGTTTAAAATAAATCACTTTGGTCTCCTTGGGTGCCAAAAGGTTTGGTATGGTAATAATGTTTTGGGACATTTACCTAGTGAGAACCCCAACCTCCAATTTCTTCCTGCTGCCATGGTCTAGTAGACTCACTAGGGCTGGGATGCTGGGATCCTAATCTCACTAGGTCTCATTTTTCGAATCCTGCAAACACAAAGAATGCTAACACCATCTCAGGGTTATTCTGAGGATGAAATTGGATTATCTACATAGAAAGCACAATGTCCAGCATATAGTAAGTTTGGATAAatgtctttcccttctttctttctttcaaggaGTATGTCTACATACCATAACTCTCTAATGACTCATGTACATCAATGCCACATTTTCAAATCTGTTACTGGCTAGCAAAGTTTTGCACCCTGAAGTCTACCATGTCAGTCACTTCTCCAAAAGGAGCCAACAATTGAGTGACATAT
This window contains:
- the RAE1 gene encoding mRNA export factor RAE1 isoform X1, which gives rise to MRSVPTVIGAASTVGERCPGFSGPLSAPLCPHLLRAKAGSQASGSLPPSTASSRRGETFRTKMSLFGTTSGFGTGGTSMFGSTTTDNHNPMKDIEVTSSPDDSIGCLSFSPPALPGNFLIAGSWANDVRCWEVQDNGQTIPKAQQMHTGPVLDVCWSDDGSKVFTASCDKTAKMWDLNSNQAIQIAQHDAPVKTIHWIKAPNYSCVMTGSWDKTLKFWDTRSSNPMMVLQLPERCYCADVIYPMAVVATAERVLIVYQLENQPSEFRRIESPLKHQHRCVAIFKDKQNKPTGFALGSIEGRVAIHYINPPNPAKDNFTFKCHRSNGTNTSAPQDIYAVNGIAFHPVHGTLATVGSDGRFSFWDKDARTKLKTSEQLDQPISACCFNHNGNIFAYASSYDWSKGHEFYNPQKKNYIFLRNAAEELKPRNKK
- the RAE1 gene encoding mRNA export factor RAE1 isoform X2, which codes for MSLFGTTSGFGTGGTSMFGSTTTDNHNPMKDIEVTSSPDDSIGCLSFSPPALPGNFLIAGSWANDVRCWEVQDNGQTIPKAQQMHTGPVLDVCWSDDGSKVFTASCDKTAKMWDLNSNQAIQIAQHDAPVKTIHWIKAPNYSCVMTGSWDKTLKFWDTRSSNPMMVLQLPERCYCADVIYPMAVVATAERVLIVYQLENQPSEFRRIESPLKHQHRCVAIFKDKQNKPTGFALGSIEGRVAIHYINPPNPAKDNFTFKCHRSNGTNTSAPQDIYAVNGIAFHPVHGTLATVGSDGRFSFWDKDARTKLKTSEQLDQPISACCFNHNGNIFAYASSYDWSKGHEFYNPQKKNYIFLRNAAEELKPRNKK